AAACTGTCAGAACTTGCTATGAAACCATGATTAGGAGTTTCAGAAAGTGTTTCAGAGTTAAAGCATACTTTTTGTTTTTGATCTACGTTCCAAATTTGTGAGGaagtctttttatcattttacctTAAATAGTAGGGCAATCATCTCTAAACCCTAGTGATcttaatataaaaaaaaaaaccaattccAACTCAGTAGACCATAAAAGATACATTTCCTTGGTAGGAAGAAGAAGCAGTCTTTAAATTGGTTCTTTTCTACCAACCAGTACTGTTCcatatgtattttttccatattttctgtttttcaaattATTGCTGTTTCCATTATGTACAGTACAACTGATTCTTAAGTATAAATACGCCTTCAAAATGAGCTTGGAAACTATTTGAGAGACTTGGTAGCCTAATACCCAATCTTTATAGGTCCATGGGTTATTTTAGCATTATTTCTAGTTTATTTTTAACCCTTCATATTGAAAAAGTAATCTTTAGATCTGTTTATATAAGTCTCTCGATCCTTCCTCCTTATTGTTAGAAAATGTCATGTAACTCATCCATATAGCCTATTGACTTAAAAAAAGGAATTGAATAAATGAAAGAATTGCTTCACAATATAACTTGATTATTGTCAAGTGATTATGGTTATATTTTTTGTTGAGCATTTAAGATGTGTCCTGCTTTGTTGTCTGCTCTTTTAATGCCATTTAATCCTCTGCAAATCCAGAGGATAAGCTATTCTTTGGAATTTGGTTTTTTATTCTCAAGATCTTACAGATAATaagtggcagagctgggattcAAATTGGCAATCTGGCTTAAACTGCCCTCCATTACCCTTCCTTTCTCTTAAAAGGTGACAAAGTAATGTCCCACAAAACTGTCTAGATTCCTGAATAACACTGATGGCTATCTACTGAAATGTATAACTTTCTGTTAGTTAACCCTATAGTTAGGTAATGCTAGTATTTAAAAACAAGGACACTTCCATTATTGCCTAGGTGGTTGTAAATTGAAGCTCTACATTTTAATGAGGAAAATTTGAATTACAACTAAGGGTCTAATATGCTTTAGGGTCCCATTTCTGGTGCTACTTGACGAAAGTCTTCTGACTAGTTTAAACTTGGCTAGGATTTTTCTATTGGAAAAACATGTACACCTCTTGCAGGAATGACTTTGTAAGTCAGTCTTTGTGCTTAAGGGTACAGAGGTAAGTTGTGAATGGCATCCACAAATACTGCTTTTCAGCATTCAGatgaaatataatttatattGATGCCATTTTATGCAATCTCATGATTTGAAGGGGTGCAAGTCAGAATGCTGATGTTCCAGACAGGCTAAAATAAGTTGCCATTTCGCCAGAATCTAGGTGAACAGGCGTGATTCACAGCTACTTGTGTGATTACATTTTGGTAATCCTGCTAAATATAGATGTGGATTTAATACATCCCATTTAGTAAAGATAGTAGTACAGAGTTGATAGTTTACCTGTGAATATCAATTGTGGGGCAAATTTTATTAGAGAATGAAATAAAGCCGGAGGATTTGGGGTCTGCCAAAATAGATGGTAATTtgttctcccatccaagtactgaTCAGGCCCCCGACCCTGCTTAGTTTGCGAGATGGGccgcgttcagggtggtatggccgtagacaGATGTTAATTTATTCTAAAATGATAGCACTAAGTCTCTTGACTAGAGATAATGCTTTTTCTTGACACAAAATTCGAAGAAGTTTAAAAGGGCAGCATGTGCGCCAAAGTGAAGGTAGAACACTGAGAAAGGAGTAATAAACCCGATGATGGAAATTGAGGTAGGAAATGAGGAAGGAAACCTGACAGATTGTAGGCTTGCAACCAAAGCTCAGCAATTTGGATGTGAATTGTGAATTGAATGGGAAACTAACTTCCTATGTAAGTTTACATATGAAATACTAAACTGGGAAATTTGCATTAATTAATTGCTCTGATTTCACATCAACAAAGTACATTCTGAAGTAGTATAATGTATCAGTGATGATTGACCCCCATAGTGTTAGATCATGAATATGGTAGTAAAAGTTAATCATGAAGTGGGTTGTGGAAGGGAAGCACTACTTTTAAGGAAGGTGGAACTGCCAGCTCTGAAATAATTAGTTCCTTGTTCTCTAAAGATGCAGAATAGCTGATACTTTACTATAGATTTTATTCCAGCTATTTCAGAACCTGTTAACTTACGggctgtatatatatttatatgtgcataCATGTACGTGTATATGTAATTGACCAGGAGATTTAATAGCTAGATAAATCAGGAAGGATAGCATCTTTGGTAACCTTTTTAACTCTTAAGCTTGGCATATGCAACATTTTAAGGTAGAAATGAAATAGATTATTAAAGGTGAGAGTTGTTAGAGTACTTTACTCTGTACCAGTATGCTTATCTAATATTTACAAAAATTTGGTAACCTATGGTGGGGAAAACACTTGAGGCTTGTGAATAATAGTTTGAATATGCCTCATTCTCTGTGTTATAGTACTTTCGCAAAATAAACATGGCTTTGGTTAAATAACGTAGTTCTGAGGAACAGATCAGACACAACTTTcatctttaactttttaaaatatggcTTTAGTTATTTTGATGGCTATAATAATTTCAGACCATCTTTGCTCAGTTATTTGTTGGAGAATTTCCTGTGATCAGAGATGTGGTAGTTTTATAACGTAGTCTCCATGGAATTGGCTTCTATTCTAGAACTTGTCATGGATATTGAATACCCAAAGCCAATGCTTAATTGTAGtcatttttatttcttgtctttaAAACTACTAGTGGGCTCCTCACCTTTAAAGAGTAAATATTAGTAATGAACTTTTATCTGTAATGAAAAATGTTTGCCTTTAGATGAAAAGTTAGCTGTATAAAGAAACATCGATATAGAATGAGTATTAGAAAGTTTTATTTGAGTAAAAGGCATGTATTATGGAGAAAACAATCCATAACCCACAAAATTGGCAGTAAACTCTAAAATAAACCTGGGTAGCATGGATGTATCgcatataaaataaaaacatggaAATTTTACTTGAAAATTAAGTTTTTAAAATGGCACAGGTTAAGAATGCCTGTCCAAGTTGAAAATGTAACCTGCAATGGGAACCAAAGAATATATCTAAAGTAATTCTTTTCAATTTAAAGTACTGTTGTCATTAGAagtaaaaacaaactaaaaagatCAGTAACATGGCATTTGTGGGGAGAAGACTTAATTCTAGGACTGTTCTTTGGCTTATTGCAAAAGTGGGTATTAGTGGCAATATCTCTAGATCCCACAAGATGGAGTAGTTCCCTAATGAAAGAAAGACCTGCTTTAATTTCTTTCTGGGAGCTGGAAGTTAATACCAGCTCATTCTCTTCAGATGGGATCCACCTCCCAGttgtgaaaatgaaaaaatacGGAACAGGAATTTTTTCATGGTGAACTTTTTCTTTAACGCAACAATTTCTGACagtttacttttaaaattctAACCCTGTCTCTTAAATTTAAAAAGGTAGAATCTATAGCTTTTTTGGTAGGGGCCAGGCAGGACGTAAAAAGAACTCAGATCTTAGCTACAATGACTGACCTGCTGCCACACGTACTGATAAACACTAATTTATATAAGATTTCAccttaaaattttgttttgacTATGTAATTTTGGTCTTAGTTGCCATTTACTGCGAAGCCTATCTGAAGCTAAAATTCTATATTTTGCTCCCGATGATATTTAACTTACAATTTGAGGAAAACTTAAAATGAATGTCCAGCATTTGTACTTTGACAACATGTTATAACAGTTAGTCTGTTAAAAGACTTATTATACTGCTTGCTTAGCATTTTCTACTGCAAGAGCAGCAGTGATACATAAAACGTTTTGGAATAGGATACTTTGGATGTGTGGTTATCTAGGAAGATGACATTTTAATATGCTTCCCAGTTTAAAAAAAGGTACAGTTTTGAGGTGTGTTACTGATTTGGATAATATGTAAGGCaaagttttaatttatttttagcgTTTTAATATTGCTTTTTGTCTTTGCAGGAAAATGTTTATAGGAGGCCTTAGCTGGGACACTACAAAGAAAGATCTGAAGGACTACTTCTCCAAGTTTGGTGAAGTTGTAGACTGCACTCTGAAGTTAGATCCTATCACAGGGCGATCAAGGGGGTTTGGCTTTGTGCTATTTAAAGAGTCGGAGAGTGTAGATAAGGTAGTGTTTTCTCTATGTGTTCTGATAAATCAGTAATGCTTTAATATGAAATACAGTAGAAATGTGTGAAAGTTGGAACCTGTGTGTATTGGAAAGCTGTCAGGAGAATAAGGATTTCTCCCTAAGTGAGTGCTAGAAAGTAGTAAGACTACACACCctgtcaaaagaaagaaaattttcatGACCGTGGTAAACACGGCAGTTCCATCGAGTTCCAGCTCTCACAGATTTCACTGAATAAGGAGAGTTCAACAAGTTTGTGGAAAGAGGAATTTTTCCATAACCTTTTGAAGCCCGTTTGTATAACATACTGAAATGTGAATGGCTTTGGTAACAGTAGATTTGCCCATTTTTTATGTTCCCTTTTTGCAAGTCTAGGAAGGAAAAGGTTCTTTATTAACCATATACATTTTTTATGATGGAAAAGTTGCACTCAAAAATTGTTAGTGCCAGGCCTGGATGAATTAAAACTTTTATAAAAGCTTAGTTTAAAAGAAAGTGCTCTGTGACAAATTCACagaaagatagtggaattttttgGCCAAGAAACTTAACCTGATATTTTGGTCCTGGCTAATACCAACCACATTTGTGCCACTGATGGACACCTTATAAGGCTCcctagtggtgcaatggttaagtgcatGGCTGCGTCCCGAATGGCTAACAGTTCAAACTTCCCAGCCACTCTGCCAGGAGGAAAATCTGGCAACATGTTCTGTAGACATCTATAGCCTAAGAAACCCTGTGGAGGAAGTTCTATCTTCTAGGGTTGCTCTGACTCataattcactcaatggcagagttttCTGGTGTTTTGGTTATCTGAGTTCCTTAGTCATTAAAGTTTGTGCTTGCCTCCTTTACGACCGGAACAACCTAAGATTTAGACACTGGTATATTAGCCAGTTCCTGTTATGCAAATAGTTAAAGGCATGATTAACTGCAAAGTTGATTTGAATGTCTCCAGAAACACTGCTGAAGAGAGAGGCTTGGTGGTCTACTTCAGAAAGATCATAGCCataagaaaccctatggagtgcagttctactctgaaacacatagGGTATGCTGCCCCGAGTTAGGATTGGCAAGTGGTTTGGTGTTTGTTTTCATGTATTGGCCCATGTCATAGCACCACATGACTTGACAGTTTCATTTTGACTCAGTCAATATATACCTAGTATAATCTATATTTAACTAATAATTTTTAAGTAAGTTTTCTGTGAACTCTAAGATAAGCATTTACAATGAAAAACTTCAATTTCTTTAGGTCATGGATCAGAAAGAACATAAATTGAATGGGAAAGTGATTGACCCTAAAAGGGCCAAAGCCATGAAAACAAAAGAgcctgttaaaaaaatttttgttggTGGCCTTTCTCCAGATACACCTGAAGAGAAAATAAGGGAGTACTTTGGTGGTTTTGGTGAGGTATGTGTTAATGTTTTGATCTAGTTTATATCAAAATTAGTGTGAATGTAATTGTCACATTAAATAAACTGAAATTTGGGTTTTTCAAAGCTGTTGAAGTTTGAGCAGTTTATCTTTGAATAAGGAATATTGTAAATACTTGATTGACAGATGTCTTCTCATCGAGCATCTACTATGTGTGCACAGTACTCCTGGGCACAGATTATGTAAGATGATATAACTCTTAGGAAACTTAGTGGAGATTAGTAGAtgaaattgaagggaaaaaaaaccccaaccggATTGAGTAATCAAAGAAGGAACCTTACTCTGAGACTAAAGAATGGAGTGTAGTGCCGTCTCCGTTGTAATGTGTGTAAATTTTGTAAGACTAAGCTAGACTAAGTGGGGAAATAACTAATTCAATTTAAGAATGAgtgcaaaaaaacccccaaacaagtGAAAAGTCCCCCTCCTCCTTCCAGGAATAGTCTACAAGCATTTAAACTTGGTTCAAACAGTGCCTATTATGCTGCTAGTGTTTAGGAATTGAGACATTTCCCACAAAACTTTGACGATAACTCTTCAGCCATGTGAAGAACAAGCACCATGGGGCCTGTCTTTTTAGCATGTCACCTAGTTTGCAGCAGTCCTTTCCCTTTCCTCCTACCAAATGCAGACACAGTGAGCCTGTTTTCCTTAAAATTAAGCTGCTTTCTCTCATTGGTTCTTAATGTGTCTTTGAGTTTGTGAACCTTGAATTTTAAAAGCAGCAAATGGCAGTATTCTGACAcatttcaatatatttttatgGTGGTAAATCAATAATAAAACATTTATGATTTCAATAATCTTCATGTATAATGTAGTAGCaatacttgttttttttttaggttgAGTGGATATTCTAATTTGAAGACTTCCTAATGGGGGGAAAGATAGCACCTGGCAGAGTAGGAGCTAAGGGACTTTATaatgtgttttcttttccacatttTGTCCCCATTAAATTTGTTTGCTGTGTGGACCTGGAATGAAAATGAGAGAGTATTACAGCTTGGGTTTTTTATCAGGTGGAATCCATAGAACTCCCCATGGACAACAAAACCAACAAGAGGCGTGGATTCTGCTTTATTACCTTTAAGGAAGAGGAACCAGTGAAGAAGATAATGGAAAAGAAATATCACAATGTTGGTCTTAGTAAAGTAAGTTAAAGCATTCATTATTTGTATAGAAATCTAGTCTCTGTAGTGTTTCTGTCCCAAAGACTGGTTCAGAGTTCCCTCGGGTGTATTGGAAGAGAGAGATGATATGCTATGCGCCTGCGCCATGATTCCATGTTCCTGCACTGGGTGTGCTTGTGCCTCTAGCGATAATGATGAATTTAATGACTTTTATTGGGGCAGCAAGAGAGAAGCATTTATTTCTAAATGAATTTTGAAGGACCCAACAAGCATCGTGAAAAGTCTAGCAAGTACTTTTTGGGCTATCACCAAAAGTAAATTTTCTAGGTACTAGTAACTAGATTAACTGATTTTTAATTATCGAATCTACTTAATTCTGTTTTAAACATGGACTACTCAGGTTACTGGAAACTTCTGGAACAACTGATTTGTTTTCTTGGTGTGATAGAGTTTTTCTCCTTTCAGTGTGAAATTAAAGTAGCCATGTCGAAGGAACAGTATCAGCAACAGCAGCAGTGGGGATCGAGAGGAGGATTTTCAGGAAGAGCTCGTGGAAGAGGTGGTGGTAAGCTAGAGCCTAAGTTTACTCTCTTAAGCTTTTCTGCTTTTAATTATCCTGAAGTAAAGATCTTTGCTGATCTTCTGACTTTAGTGAACCTATTAATGTGCTGCAGGCCCCAGTCAAAACTGGAACCAGGGATATAGTAACTATTGGAATCAAGGCTATGGCAACTATGGATATAACAGCCAAGGTTACGGTGGTTATGGAGGATATGACTACACTGGTTACAACAACTACTATGGATATGGTGATTATAGCAGTAAGTACTATACTTTTTATATTAACTGCTATTTGACATT
The Tenrec ecaudatus isolate mTenEca1 chromosome 3, mTenEca1.hap1, whole genome shotgun sequence DNA segment above includes these coding regions:
- the HNRNPD gene encoding heterogeneous nuclear ribonucleoprotein D0 isoform X2, with amino-acid sequence MSEEQFGGDGAAAAAATPAAVGGSAGEQEGAMVAAAQGPAATAAAGSGTGGGTAAGGAEGGSAEAEGAKIDASKNEEDEGKMFIGGLSWDTTKKDLKDYFSKFGEVVDCTLKLDPITGRSRGFGFVLFKESESVDKVMDQKEHKLNGKVIDPKRAKAMKTKEPVKKIFVGGLSPDTPEEKIREYFGGFGEVESIELPMDNKTNKRRGFCFITFKEEEPVKKIMEKKYHNVGLSKCEIKVAMSKEQYQQQQQWGSRGGFSGRARGRGGGPSQNWNQGYSNYWNQGYGNYGYNSQGYGGYGGYDYTGYNNYYGYGDYSNQQSGYGKVSRRGGHQNSYKPY
- the HNRNPD gene encoding heterogeneous nuclear ribonucleoprotein D0 isoform X3 produces the protein MSEEQFGGDGAAAAAATPAAVGGSAGEQEGAMVAAAQGPAATAAAGSGTGGGTAAGGAEGGSAEAEGAKIDASKNEEDEGHSNSSPRHTEAAAAQREEWKMFIGGLSWDTTKKDLKDYFSKFGEVVDCTLKLDPITGRSRGFGFVLFKESESVDKVMDQKEHKLNGKVIDPKRAKAMKTKEPVKKIFVGGLSPDTPEEKIREYFGGFGEVESIELPMDNKTNKRRGFCFITFKEEEPVKKIMEKKYHNVGLSKCEIKVAMSKEQYQQQQQWGSRGGFSGRARGRGGDQQSGYGKVSRRGGHQNSYKPY
- the HNRNPD gene encoding heterogeneous nuclear ribonucleoprotein D0 isoform X1, whose product is MSEEQFGGDGAAAAAATPAAVGGSAGEQEGAMVAAAQGPAATAAAGSGTGGGTAAGGAEGGSAEAEGAKIDASKNEEDEGHSNSSPRHTEAAAAQREEWKMFIGGLSWDTTKKDLKDYFSKFGEVVDCTLKLDPITGRSRGFGFVLFKESESVDKVMDQKEHKLNGKVIDPKRAKAMKTKEPVKKIFVGGLSPDTPEEKIREYFGGFGEVESIELPMDNKTNKRRGFCFITFKEEEPVKKIMEKKYHNVGLSKCEIKVAMSKEQYQQQQQWGSRGGFSGRARGRGGGPSQNWNQGYSNYWNQGYGNYGYNSQGYGGYGGYDYTGYNNYYGYGDYSNQQSGYGKVSRRGGHQNSYKPY
- the HNRNPD gene encoding heterogeneous nuclear ribonucleoprotein D0 isoform X4 codes for the protein MSEEQFGGDGAAAAAATPAAVGGSAGEQEGAMVAAAQGPAATAAAGSGTGGGTAAGGAEGGSAEAEGAKIDASKNEEDEGKMFIGGLSWDTTKKDLKDYFSKFGEVVDCTLKLDPITGRSRGFGFVLFKESESVDKVMDQKEHKLNGKVIDPKRAKAMKTKEPVKKIFVGGLSPDTPEEKIREYFGGFGEVESIELPMDNKTNKRRGFCFITFKEEEPVKKIMEKKYHNVGLSKCEIKVAMSKEQYQQQQQWGSRGGFSGRARGRGGDQQSGYGKVSRRGGHQNSYKPY